Proteins found in one Balaenoptera musculus isolate JJ_BM4_2016_0621 chromosome 4, mBalMus1.pri.v3, whole genome shotgun sequence genomic segment:
- the P2RY1 gene encoding P2Y purinoceptor 1: MTEVLWPAVPNGTDAAFLAGPGLPWGNSTVASTAAVASPFKCALTKTGFQFYYLPAVYILVFIVGFLGNSVAIWMFVFHMKPWSGISVYMFNLALADFLYVLTLPALVFYYFNKTDWIFGDAMCKLQRFIFHVNLYGSILFLTCISAHRYSGVVYPLKSLGRLKKKNAVCISVLVWLIVVVGISPILFYSGTGIRKNKTITCYDTTSDEYLRSYFIYSMCTTVAMFCVPLVLILGCYGLIVRALIYKDLDNSPLRRKSIYLVIIVLTVFAVSYIPFHVMKTMNLRARLDFQTPEMCAFNDRVYATYQVTRGLASLNSCVDPILYFLAGDTFRRRLSRATRKASRRSEANLQSKSEDMTLNILSEFKQNGDTSL, from the coding sequence ATGACCGAGGTGCTGTGGCCGGCGGTCCCCAATGGGACGGACGCTGCCTTCCTGGCCGGCCCGGGCTTGCCCTGGGGGAACAGCACAGTGGCCTCCACCGCCGCCGTCGCCTCTCCGTTCAAATGCGCGCTGACCAAGACAGGCTTCCAGTTCTACTACCTGCCAGCTGTCTACATCTTGGTGTTCATTGTCGGCTTCCTGGGCAACAGCGTGGCCATCTGGATGTTCGTCTTCCACATGAAGCCGTGGAGCGGCATCTCCGTGTACATGTTCAACTTGGCCTTGGCGGACTTCTTGTACGTGCTGACTCTGCCGGCGCTCGTCTTCTACTACTTCAATAAGACCGACTGGATCTTCGGGGATGCCATGTGCAAGCTGCAGAGGTTCATCTTCCATGTGAACCTCTATGGCAGCATTTTGTTCCTGACCTGCATCAGCGCGCACCGGTACAGCGGCGTGGTGTACCCGCTCAAGTCCCTGGGCAGGCTGAAGAAGAAGAACGCAGTCTGTATCAGCGTGCTCGTGTGGCTCATCGTGGTGGTGGGGATCTCGCCCATCCTCTTCTATTCCGGCACCGGGATCCggaaaaacaaaaccatcacCTGCTATGACACCACCTCAGACGAGTACCTGCGAAGTTATTTCATCTACAGCATGTGCACGACCGTGGCCATGTTCTGTGTTCCTTTGGTGCTGATTTTGGGCTGTTACGGATTAATTGTGAGAGCTTTGATTTACAAAGACCTGGACAATTCGCCTCTGAGGAGGAAATCCATTTACCTGGTGATTATTGTACTGACTGTTTTTGCCGTGTCTTACATCCCTTTCCACGTGATGAAAACAATGAATTTGAGGGCCCGGCTGGATTTTCAGACCCCAGAAATGTGTGCTTTCAATGACAGGGTTTATGCCACTTATCAGGTGACAAGAGGTCTAGCAAGTCTCAACAGTTGTGTGGACCCCATTCTCTATTTCTTGGCAGGAGATACTTTCAGAAGGAGACTCTCCCGAGCCACCAGGAAAGCTTCCAGAAGAAGTGAGGCAAATTTGCAGTCCAAGAGTGAAGACATGACTCTCAATATTTTATCCGAGTTCAAGCAGAATGGAGATACAAGCTTGTGA